From the Halomonas meridiana genome, one window contains:
- a CDS encoding MFS transporter: protein MQESSSGLARNPRLAEFVLALGGFGIGTSEFVIMGLMNRVAEDLAVTVPQVGYAISSYALGVVVGAPLISALAARVPKRALLIALMLVFAVGNIASAMAPGFWSFVGLRFIAGLPHGAYFGVAALVAAGAVPVDQRARAIARVMLGLTVAILIGAPLGTWAGNLLGWQIAFAAVGGIALLTALLIRVWVPVQPFDAHASPLRELSALVKQRVLVTVAIACIGCGGMFSIFSYVMPTLTQQAGMSEALGPLVLVIFGLGSIAGNLVGGRMADKNLMRAIPTILVWCAVVQGLFYFAANEVWSGLLFVGLVGTSMALAPSLQTRLMDVAEDAQTMAASMNHAAFNGANALGAWLAGLAISAGFSWSSTGLVGSGLALCGLVIFAWGRWLEKRTYPAKPAVARG from the coding sequence ATGCAAGAGTCGTCATCGGGGCTGGCGCGTAACCCGCGATTGGCAGAGTTTGTACTGGCGCTGGGCGGGTTCGGCATTGGTACCAGCGAGTTCGTGATCATGGGACTGATGAACCGCGTGGCGGAGGATTTAGCCGTAACGGTGCCGCAAGTGGGCTATGCAATCAGTAGCTACGCCCTGGGCGTGGTCGTGGGCGCGCCGTTGATTTCCGCGCTGGCCGCGCGGGTGCCTAAACGGGCGCTGCTGATTGCGCTGATGCTGGTGTTTGCCGTGGGCAACATTGCCAGCGCCATGGCACCGGGGTTCTGGTCGTTTGTGGGCCTGCGTTTTATCGCCGGTCTGCCCCATGGTGCTTACTTTGGCGTGGCGGCGCTGGTCGCAGCCGGAGCGGTACCGGTCGACCAGCGGGCGCGGGCCATCGCCAGGGTCATGCTGGGCCTGACAGTGGCTATTTTGATTGGTGCTCCGCTGGGTACCTGGGCAGGCAATCTATTGGGCTGGCAAATTGCGTTTGCGGCGGTTGGAGGCATTGCACTGCTGACGGCGCTGTTAATCCGTGTGTGGGTGCCGGTACAGCCCTTCGATGCCCATGCCAGCCCGTTGAGAGAGCTCTCGGCGCTGGTGAAACAGCGCGTGTTGGTCACCGTTGCCATTGCCTGTATCGGCTGCGGCGGTATGTTTTCGATCTTCAGCTACGTGATGCCGACGCTGACCCAGCAGGCGGGCATGAGCGAGGCGCTAGGGCCGCTGGTGCTGGTGATTTTTGGTCTGGGCTCCATCGCCGGTAACTTGGTGGGCGGGCGCATGGCGGACAAAAACCTGATGCGGGCCATTCCTACCATTTTGGTGTGGTGCGCGGTGGTGCAGGGGCTGTTCTACTTTGCTGCGAACGAGGTGTGGTCCGGGCTGCTATTTGTAGGCTTGGTGGGCACCAGCATGGCGCTTGCGCCGTCGCTGCAAACCCGCCTGATGGACGTGGCCGAAGACGCCCAAACCATGGCGGCCTCCATGAATCATGCGGCCTTTAACGGGGCGAACGCGCTGGGGGCGTGGCTGGCGGGCTTGGCGATTAGCGCTGGGTTCAGCTGGTCGAGCACCGGGCTGGTAGGCTCGGGGCTTGCGCTATGCGGCCTAGTGATTTTCGCTTGGGGGCGGTGGCTGGAAAAACGCACCTACCCCGCCAAACCTGCCGTCGCGCGGGGCTAG
- a CDS encoding DNA-3-methyladenine glycosylase — translation MTSNTIEHAMQALANADPDIARAYPLVGAPNPRQRDPGFATFFSTIVSQQISTEAARAIMGRVNTLLPELHAKAVMEVEGQALRDAGLSWRKIEYAKGLAEAELAGTFSADGLAHLSDDEAIAAITQLRGFGRWSAEIYLMFSLQRPDIFPADDLALRVALGRLKGMEAKPTPKQARQMVEHWSPWRSVGSLFLWHYYRGEPV, via the coding sequence ATGACCTCCAACACCATCGAGCACGCCATGCAGGCACTGGCCAATGCCGACCCCGACATTGCCCGCGCGTACCCCTTAGTCGGCGCGCCCAACCCGCGCCAGCGCGATCCAGGCTTTGCGACCTTCTTCTCGACCATCGTCAGCCAGCAGATATCCACCGAAGCCGCCCGGGCGATCATGGGCCGGGTGAATACGCTGCTGCCGGAGCTACATGCCAAGGCGGTGATGGAGGTGGAAGGTCAGGCGCTACGCGATGCGGGGCTATCGTGGCGTAAAATCGAGTATGCCAAAGGACTGGCCGAGGCAGAGCTGGCGGGCACGTTTAGCGCCGATGGCTTAGCGCATCTCAGCGATGACGAGGCCATTGCCGCGATCACTCAACTGCGCGGGTTTGGCCGCTGGAGCGCGGAGATCTATCTGATGTTCTCGCTCCAGCGGCCCGATATTTTCCCCGCCGACGACCTCGCCTTAAGGGTAGCGCTAGGCCGCTTGAAGGGCATGGAGGCCAAACCCACGCCGAAGCAGGCGCGCCAGATGGTGGAGCACTGGTCGCCCTGGCGCAGCGTGGGGTCGCTGTTTTTATGGCACTACTATCGCGGCGAGCCGGTGTAG
- a CDS encoding pirin family protein, whose translation MSSANTPSVRRVVAQHPAHRDDIGDLVTRRPLPGPGLDQLDPFLFLNHHGPQVYPANNRGLPFGPHPHRGFETVTFILEGSLAHADSAKHQSVIHAGGVQWMTAGSGIVHAEISPEAFLREGGPLEILQLWVNLPSRLKMSEPRYVGLQQEGIPAVQLAGGGTLNLIAGEWQGQAGPIESLTGVFMSTLALPGGAREQLPVAPGRQVFLYVVSGDVTVGGEPAKAHHLIEVDRDGESLSIEAASDARLLFGHGDVIDEPVYSHGPFVMTNRDEIVQAVEDYQNGKFGGLTL comes from the coding sequence ATGTCATCAGCCAATACTCCATCCGTTCGCCGCGTGGTCGCTCAGCATCCTGCCCATCGGGATGATATCGGTGATTTGGTCACCCGCCGGCCGCTGCCGGGGCCGGGGTTAGATCAGCTCGATCCGTTTCTGTTTTTGAATCATCACGGCCCGCAGGTTTACCCGGCCAACAACCGTGGGCTGCCCTTTGGGCCGCACCCGCACCGTGGGTTTGAAACGGTGACGTTTATTTTAGAAGGCTCGCTGGCCCATGCCGACAGCGCCAAGCACCAGAGCGTGATTCACGCAGGCGGTGTGCAATGGATGACCGCCGGTAGCGGCATCGTCCATGCGGAAATTTCGCCGGAGGCGTTTCTGCGCGAGGGCGGCCCGCTGGAAATCTTGCAGCTGTGGGTCAACCTGCCGTCACGGCTGAAGATGAGCGAGCCGCGCTATGTGGGCTTGCAGCAAGAGGGTATCCCCGCTGTTCAACTGGCAGGCGGCGGTACGCTCAACCTGATTGCCGGGGAGTGGCAGGGGCAAGCAGGCCCGATTGAATCGCTGACGGGCGTGTTCATGTCGACGCTAGCGCTGCCTGGGGGCGCGCGTGAGCAGCTACCCGTGGCTCCTGGCCGGCAGGTGTTCCTGTACGTAGTGAGTGGCGACGTGACGGTGGGTGGCGAGCCTGCCAAGGCGCACCATTTGATCGAAGTCGACCGTGACGGTGAAAGCCTGAGCATTGAAGCAGCGAGCGATGCGCGCCTGCTGTTTGGCCATGGCGACGTCATCGACGAGCCGGTGTATTCTCACGGCCCCTTCGTGATGACTAACCGCGATGAGATCGTCCAGGCGGTGGAGGATTACCAGAACGGTAAATTTGGCGGGCTTACGCTTTAA
- a CDS encoding histidine phosphatase family protein: MFNLRFFTLCMLSGLLSLLPLTTYANTATWQALQEGGLVILMRHSLAPGIGDPPGFVLEDCDTQRNLSSEGRAHAAAAGQALRERGVAIDTVYSSQWCRALETAELMALGAVVPAPWLNSFFRGRGDQVAITQAARERMAGWQGPGNMLLVTHQVNITALTGGGVSSGEMVVVRPQEEGFTVVGRLSVPSR; encoded by the coding sequence GTGTTCAACCTGCGTTTCTTCACTCTGTGCATGCTCTCAGGCCTGCTTAGCCTCTTACCCCTCACCACCTACGCCAACACCGCCACTTGGCAAGCGCTCCAAGAGGGCGGTTTGGTCATCCTCATGCGCCACTCCTTGGCCCCCGGCATTGGTGACCCGCCGGGGTTTGTATTGGAAGACTGCGATACCCAGCGCAACCTGTCCAGCGAAGGGCGTGCCCATGCGGCGGCAGCGGGGCAGGCGCTGCGGGAGCGGGGCGTGGCGATTGATACGGTGTACAGCTCCCAGTGGTGCCGGGCGTTGGAAACCGCTGAGCTGATGGCGCTGGGGGCGGTGGTGCCAGCGCCGTGGCTGAATTCGTTCTTTCGCGGGCGTGGGGATCAGGTGGCCATTACCCAAGCGGCTCGTGAGCGTATGGCGGGGTGGCAGGGGCCGGGGAATATGCTGCTGGTGACGCATCAAGTAAATATCACGGCGCTGACCGGTGGGGGCGTTAGCTCCGGGGAAATGGTGGTCGTGCGCCCGCAAGAGGAGGGTTTCACGGTGGTGGGGCGGCTGAGCGTTCCCAGCCGTTAA
- a CDS encoding zinc-dependent alcohol dehydrogenase family protein, translated as MKAVVFEQFSTPPTIQQVPDPTPEPHGVVVKVMANGVCRSDWHGWMGHDPDIRLPHVPGHELSGVVEAVGKDVTKWRVGDRVTVPFVGGCGTCPECHTGNHQVCDAQFQPGFTHWGSFAEYVGIHYADVNLVALPDTLTFDTAASLGCRFVTSFRAVVDQGRVSAGQWVAVHGCGGVGLSAIMIASAAGANVVAVDISEQALALARQLGAVATVNANQVADVVEAVVEITQGGAHVSLDALGHPTTCFNSISNLRKRGKHVQVGLMLADHSTPAVPMSKVIANELEILGSHGMQAHLYGAMLAMIQSGKLAPEKLIGRRITLEESVQALVNMGKFEGAGVTVVTKF; from the coding sequence ATGAAAGCCGTCGTATTTGAGCAGTTCTCTACCCCGCCCACTATTCAGCAGGTGCCGGATCCGACTCCCGAACCTCACGGCGTCGTGGTCAAGGTGATGGCTAACGGCGTATGCCGCAGTGATTGGCACGGCTGGATGGGCCACGACCCCGATATCCGGCTTCCCCATGTGCCGGGCCATGAGCTCTCCGGTGTGGTGGAAGCGGTGGGCAAGGACGTGACGAAGTGGCGCGTTGGCGACCGAGTGACCGTGCCGTTCGTGGGCGGCTGCGGCACCTGCCCGGAGTGCCACACCGGCAATCATCAGGTGTGTGATGCTCAATTTCAGCCGGGGTTTACCCACTGGGGCTCGTTTGCCGAGTATGTGGGCATTCACTACGCCGATGTGAATCTGGTCGCCCTGCCGGATACCCTGACGTTCGATACCGCCGCCAGCCTGGGCTGTCGGTTCGTGACCTCTTTTCGTGCGGTGGTAGACCAGGGCCGCGTGTCGGCGGGCCAGTGGGTGGCGGTGCACGGCTGCGGCGGTGTGGGGCTGTCGGCCATCATGATTGCCAGCGCAGCCGGCGCCAACGTGGTGGCGGTGGATATTTCCGAGCAGGCGCTGGCTTTGGCGCGCCAGCTGGGGGCGGTGGCCACGGTGAACGCCAACCAGGTGGCCGACGTGGTGGAGGCGGTGGTCGAGATCACCCAAGGCGGCGCGCACGTCTCGCTGGACGCGCTGGGCCACCCCACCACCTGCTTCAACTCCATCAGCAATTTGCGCAAGCGCGGCAAGCATGTTCAGGTCGGGCTGATGCTGGCGGACCACAGCACGCCCGCCGTGCCGATGAGCAAGGTGATCGCCAACGAGCTGGAAATTTTGGGCAGCCATGGCATGCAGGCGCATCTCTACGGTGCCATGCTGGCGATGATCCAGTCAGGCAAGCTGGCGCCTGAAAAATTGATTGGCCGCCGTATCACGCTGGAAGAGTCCGTGCAGGCGTTGGTCAACATGGGCAAGTTCGAAGGCGCGGGGGTCACCGTGGTGACGAAATTCTGA
- a CDS encoding Lrp/AsnC family transcriptional regulator, translated as MSALDKKDAKLAALLQIDGRMPNARLAEQLHLSEATCWRRHKRLEELGVIEGYQAIFNRRKVGASVLAFVQITCTQHSEAATAEFERIIQSSSRVLSCHNTTGEADFLLQVVAKDLDDYSHFVETVLRQLPGVSSIRSNLSLREMKATSHLPVEELLGL; from the coding sequence ATGAGCGCATTGGATAAAAAAGACGCCAAGTTAGCAGCGTTACTCCAGATTGATGGCAGAATGCCCAACGCGCGACTGGCCGAACAGCTGCATCTGAGCGAAGCCACCTGCTGGCGACGACACAAACGCCTGGAAGAACTGGGGGTAATCGAAGGCTATCAAGCCATCTTTAATCGACGCAAAGTCGGCGCCAGCGTACTGGCCTTCGTGCAGATTACCTGCACCCAACACAGCGAAGCCGCGACGGCAGAGTTCGAGCGCATCATTCAATCAAGCTCTCGGGTGCTGAGCTGCCACAACACCACCGGCGAGGCCGACTTCCTGCTGCAAGTGGTCGCCAAAGACCTAGACGACTACAGCCACTTCGTCGAAACGGTGCTGCGCCAGCTGCCTGGGGTATCGAGCATTCGCTCCAACCTCTCGCTGAGGGAAATGAAAGCGACCAGTCATTTGCCGGTTGAGGAGTTGTTGGGGTTATAA